In Candidatus Desulforudis audaxviator MP104C, a genomic segment contains:
- a CDS encoding IS66-like element ISCde1 family transposase has protein sequence MPCVELVDMDNAAKTIEELQIKCALQQQQIAELTAKLNWFEEQFRLSQQRQFGRSSEQTQNQVELFNEAEAEARASFEPTIEEITYRRRKKQGRRQEQLKDLPEEIIEYRLAPEEQRCACGGALHEMSTEVRQELKIIPAQVSVVKHVRYVYACRRCEREDIKTPIVTAPMPAAVLPGSLVSPSAMAYIMTQKYVEGMPLYRQEQHLARRGVELSRQTLANWMIQGADRWLSLLYARMHKHLLAQDILHADETTLQVLNEPGRSAQSTSYLWLYRTGRAGPPIILYDYQTTRASKHPRRFLSGFKGYLHVDGYTGYNELPDVTLVGCWAYARRKFDEALKALPNAQRGAAVAAKEGLEFCNRLFAIEREFREVTPQERHTRRQELSRPVVEAFSAWLKYQSPRVLPKSAFGQAIKYCRNQWDRLTVFLEDGRLELDNNRSERSIKPFVIGRKNWLFANTARGASASAIIYSVVETAKENGLNPFSYLQYLFVKLPNMDIQDEQALEELLPWSATLPPICRGGK, from the coding sequence GTGCCATGTGTCGAATTGGTAGACATGGATAATGCAGCGAAAACCATCGAAGAACTCCAGATAAAATGTGCTTTACAGCAACAGCAAATCGCTGAACTAACGGCCAAACTTAACTGGTTTGAAGAACAGTTCCGTCTCAGCCAACAGCGTCAATTCGGCCGCTCCAGTGAGCAGACCCAAAACCAAGTGGAGCTTTTCAACGAGGCAGAGGCCGAAGCCAGAGCGTCTTTCGAACCAACGATCGAGGAAATCACCTACCGCCGCCGCAAAAAGCAGGGCCGGCGCCAGGAACAGCTAAAGGATCTGCCGGAGGAGATCATTGAATACCGGCTCGCTCCGGAAGAGCAGAGATGTGCCTGCGGCGGCGCCCTGCACGAAATGAGCACCGAGGTCAGGCAGGAACTCAAAATCATTCCGGCCCAGGTCAGTGTCGTCAAGCACGTCCGCTATGTCTACGCCTGCCGCCGCTGTGAACGGGAAGACATCAAAACCCCCATCGTCACCGCCCCGATGCCGGCGGCGGTACTGCCGGGAAGCCTGGTTTCCCCCTCGGCCATGGCCTACATTATGACCCAAAAGTACGTGGAGGGCATGCCGCTTTACCGCCAGGAACAACACCTGGCCCGTCGGGGCGTGGAACTCTCCCGCCAAACCCTGGCCAACTGGATGATCCAGGGTGCGGATCGCTGGCTAAGCCTCCTGTATGCCCGGATGCACAAGCATCTACTGGCGCAAGACATCCTGCACGCCGATGAGACGACCTTGCAGGTACTCAATGAACCGGGCCGGTCGGCGCAAAGCACTTCCTACCTCTGGCTTTACCGCACCGGGCGGGCCGGACCGCCAATAATCCTTTATGACTACCAGACCACCCGGGCCAGTAAACATCCCCGCCGGTTCTTGTCCGGCTTTAAGGGTTACCTGCATGTCGACGGCTATACCGGCTACAACGAACTGCCGGATGTGACCCTGGTCGGGTGTTGGGCGTATGCCCGGCGCAAGTTCGACGAAGCGCTAAAAGCACTGCCCAACGCCCAGCGCGGTGCGGCGGTGGCCGCCAAAGAAGGGTTGGAGTTCTGCAACCGTCTCTTTGCCATCGAACGGGAGTTCCGTGAAGTCACTCCCCAGGAGCGTCATACGCGTCGCCAGGAACTCAGTCGGCCGGTGGTGGAGGCTTTTTCAGCCTGGCTGAAATACCAGAGCCCCAGAGTTCTGCCGAAAAGCGCCTTCGGCCAAGCCATCAAGTATTGCCGCAACCAGTGGGACAGGCTTACCGTTTTTCTGGAAGACGGCCGCCTGGAGTTGGACAACAACCGCAGTGAGCGCTCCATTAAACCATTTGTCATCGGCCGTAAGAACTGGCTATTCGCGAACACCGCCCGTGGGGCAAGCGCCAGTGCCATCATTTATAGTGTTGTGGAAACAGCGAAGGAAAACGGCCTCAACCCCTTCAGTTACCTGCAGTATCTTTTTGTAAAGCTGCCGAACATGGATATTCAGGATGAACAGGCCTTAGAAGAGTTGCTTCCCTGGTCGGCAACACTGCCACCGATCTGTCGGGGTGGCAAGTAG
- the tnpB gene encoding IS66 family insertion sequence element accessory protein TnpB (TnpB, as the term is used for proteins encoded by IS66 family insertion elements, is considered an accessory protein, since TnpC, encoded by a neighboring gene, is a DDE family transposase.) — translation MIRETEHHRVYLACGSTDLRKSIDGLAVLVKEGFRLDPFSSCLFVFCNRKRDKLKILQWEHNGFWLHYRRLERGKFQWPTKDNSGTVAPVTYRELRWLLDGLSLAQPAHSEVRARTIL, via the coding sequence ATGATCAGAGAAACCGAACACCACCGGGTCTATCTGGCTTGCGGCAGCACCGACCTGCGCAAATCCATCGACGGGTTGGCCGTATTGGTCAAGGAAGGATTCCGCCTGGATCCGTTCTCCTCGTGCCTTTTCGTGTTCTGCAACCGCAAACGGGACAAACTCAAGATCCTCCAGTGGGAGCATAACGGTTTCTGGCTGCACTATCGTCGGCTCGAGCGCGGCAAATTCCAGTGGCCGACCAAAGATAATTCTGGAACAGTCGCACCGGTCACCTACCGGGAGTTGCGTTGGCTGCTTGACGGTCTGTCACTTGCGCAGCCAGCCCATTCGGAGGTCAGGGCCAGAACGATTTTGTAA
- the tnpA gene encoding IS66 family insertion sequence element accessory protein TnpA, translated as MTKAELQGLRNQWATRVAEFQASGQSVSAWCAEQQVKPHQLRYWLKKHSQAVGNVPTQWLSLNLRDLANPPLVIRIGQATVEVRPGFDPDLLRDVVRALAQ; from the coding sequence GTGACCAAAGCAGAGCTACAGGGCCTACGAAACCAATGGGCCACCAGAGTAGCCGAGTTTCAGGCCAGCGGGCAGAGCGTGTCCGCCTGGTGCGCGGAACAGCAGGTAAAACCCCATCAACTAAGATACTGGCTCAAGAAACATTCCCAAGCCGTCGGAAATGTACCGACCCAGTGGTTGTCACTGAACTTAAGAGACCTTGCTAATCCACCCCTGGTCATCAGAATCGGCCAAGCCACCGTCGAAGTGCGGCCGGGCTTTGATCCCGATCTACTTCGTGATGTGGTGCGCGCCCTGGCACAATGA
- a CDS encoding AbrB/MazE/SpoVT family DNA-binding domain-containing protein, whose translation METHISSKGQVTLPAPVRKKLGLRTGDVLKVICRRRQGNFKSQNGEPPRSNNSIRYSA comes from the coding sequence GTGGAAACTCATATTTCCTCAAAGGGGCAGGTCACTTTGCCGGCCCCTGTTCGTAAGAAGCTGGGCTTAAGGACGGGTGACGTGCTTAAGGTGATTTGCCGGAGACGGCAAGGTAATTTTAAGTCGCAAAATGGAGAGCCACCAAGATCCAATAACAGCATTAGATATTCTGCGTGA